TTCACAGCTTATGACGGCGAACGGCTAACAATGGTTGTTGAAATTATGGGCAAACATAGCAACATTGTCCTAATAAACGATTCTTATCGTATACTTGGCGTAATCAAGCCCATTGGGCGCCAAAAGAATCGCTATCGCGAGGTACTCCCCGGCAGGCAATACGTGCCTCCTCCACCCCAAAACAAGGCCAATCCCCTGTCCGTCACGAAAGATGAATTCGCCAAGCTGCTCAACGATACCTTCCCATCAAGCATAGCTGACCAAACAGAAATTGCCTCCTGGCTTTCGAAAACTTTTACTGGGATAAGTCCCTTTGCCGCACGTGAGCTCACTGCCAGAAGCCATGACAACGTAAATCGCCTTCCAGACGTATTCACCGAATTTTTCGACCAGGTAAAGCGGGCCGATTTTTCTCCTGTGATAATCACTGACAACGCCGGGCATACGATTGGTTTTTATCCATTTCCAAGCGTCCAACACCCAGAAGCTAATCAACATCAGCGACCGACGGTAAGCGGAGTTGCAGACATTTACTACACCAGCGCTTTGCCGCGAATAGCCCTTGAACGAGCGAAGGAAAACTTCATAAGCCTTGTGCAAAAAGAAATAGAATCTAGGGAACATGCAATTGCTTCAATTCAGGAAAACTTGGCTGAATTCAAAGCGCCAGAGCGCTTCAAACAAATCGGCGACTTAATACTTGCCCAAGCAGCCACCATTCCTGATGGAGCAGAATCCGTTGAGTTGGTGGATTATTATGACCCTTGTGGCTCAGTGATTAGGGTAGAGCTTGACCCAACCCTTAGCGCTATCGAGAATGCGGAAGCTTATTTCAAAAAATATCGAAAAATGCTCACGGGCGTAGAGGCGATGAAGGACCGCTTTGCCGAAATAAGCGCCGAAATTAAACTGCTAAGAAAAGTCCTCGACTCTGCAAATTTGATTACATCAATAGAACAAATCCAGCAACTGCATGAAACTCTTGAGACTAGCGGAATACATCTGAGCAAGCAAGAGCAGGCACCGGCCGAAAAGCGAAAGCCAGAGTTCGAGGGCTACAAGATTGGAAAGGTTGTCTCAAACGGCTGGGAAATACTATACGGCCAAAATAGCGAAGCGAATGACTATTTACTTACAAGGCTAGCGTCTCCAAATGATTACTGGGTTCACGTCAAAGCCGCACCAAGCGCCCATGTCATCATACGAACAAAAGGGCATCCTGAAGCAGTTCCAGCGGCAGTCTTGCACGCCGCTGCCGAAATCGCGGCTCAGCATAGTGACTCCAAACACTCGTCGCTAGTACCAGTTGATTACACGCTTAGGAAATACGTTCGAAAACCCAAAAATGCACCGTCAGGGATGGCCATCTATCAACGAGAAAAAACGATTTTCGTGACTCCGAACCCCTAGAAATTACTCGCCATGTATCTAAACAACATGCACGACTAAAACAGCCTTTATTACTCTCAAAGGCTGTTTTTGTCTGAAAACTCGGCTACCTGTAAGTTACATCCATGATTACATCTCTAATGCCAGGCTTGGAGCGAAGAATCCTGCGGATAATTTCCATCTCGGCTTCCAAACTTACATCATGACCGCGTATTTTCCTAACGGTACCACGAATATAGACTACGCCATGAATCACTCTAACATCCAGCTGCCTGGAATCTATATATCGGCGCCCGATTTCTCGCTGTACCAGCCGAGTCATTTGCACATCCTCAGCAGGCATACCACTGCCCCCCTTTCAATCAAGGCTCATCACAAATACTAGCAAGCCTCCATATAAAACATTAAATACGCTATGGAGTTATTCCTTCGCATGACGCGTGCCTGTAGATGCATTACTGAGTTTGACTTTTTCTACAATGATAATTATACTACTTCCGAGCTGGCTTCATTCATTTTTAAATAATGTTTTTCGACATGGACACCAAATACGACAAACTCAAAGATATTATTGGAAAAATGGATAGCATCCTGGTAGCCTATTCTGGCGGGGTGGATAGCACGCTACTCCTAAAGGCTAGCCTCGATGTGCTCGGAGATCGGGTACTTGCTGTGATAGCGACTTCCGAGACATACCCAGCCGACGAGATAGAGCAAGCGGAGAAAACAGCAACTGAACTTGGCGCCCGCGTGATTAAGATTCGCACCCATGAGCTCGATAACCCATCTTTCGCAATAAATACCCCTGAAAGGTGTTACCATTGCAAAAGAGAAGTATTCGCTAAGCTCAAACAAGTCGCGGCAGGGGCCGGTCTCAAATGGGTAGCCCATGGTGCAAACGTTGACGACCTAAAAGATTACCGTCCTGGGGCAAAAGCTGCCTCTGAGATGGGTATACGCGCACCACTTCAGGAAGCAGGCCTTACAAAGGCGGATATTCGCGAGATTTCTCGCGAGCTTGGCTTGCCGACATGGGATAAGCCATCTCTCGCTTGCCTAGCCTCAAGAATCCCCTATGGAGTACAAATCACTGCAGAAGCCCTACAGAAGGTCGACAAAGCAGAAACAGCACTCAAAGGTCTAGGCTTCCGACAGGTTAGAGTTAGGCATCATGATACCATCGCCCGAATTGAGGTTGAGATGGAAGAGCTACCAAAGTTGCTGGATTCCAAAATTCGGCCTAAGGTGGTCGAGGAACTCAAAAAGGTTGGATACCTATACGTAGCCGTTGACCTTGAAGGCTACCGCACTGGAAGCATGAATGAAGCCTTGAATACAAAAGCCAAAACTAATTAATAACTAGTGGTGACTAATAAGGTTTTATGATTCCAAGCTTCCACTAACTCAAAAATGGACATCAATTCCCTGCGAGAAATACTGAACGCTTTGCAATCAGGCGAAATAACGGTTGACGAAGCAGTATCCAAACTGCGTAACCTGCCATACGAGGACCTCGGCTACTGCAAAATAGATCACCATCGTAGCATCCGTACCGGCTTCCCAGAGGTAGTATTTTGCCAAGGGAAGACCCCCCAACAGATTGTTGAAATTATTAAACGTCTAGCTGCGATAAACCCAACTGTGTTGGCAACTCGGGCAGATAAAGCTGCATATGAAGCCGTAAAGCGCGAGATTCCTCACGCTATTTATCACGAAGCCGCGCGAATGATAATAGTAAGGAGTAAAGAAGACAAACCCCAAGCCGTCAATGGCGAAAAATATATTTTGGTGGTTTCCGCCGGAACAGCAGATATCCCAGTTGCCGAAGAGGCAGCGGTTACCGCCGAAGCAATGGGAAGCAGGGTCGAGCGCATCTATGACATCGGTGTCGCTGGCTTGCATAGACTTCTAAACCAAAAGGAAAAACTCGACAATGCCAATGTCATTATTGTTGTCGCGGGAATGGAAGGAGCACTCGCAAGCGTCGTTGGAGGATTGGTTAGCAAGCCAGTTATAGCTGTACCAACAAGCATTGGATATGGCGCAAGCTTTGCTGGATTGGCGGCACTTCTTTCGATGCTCAATACATGTGCAGAAGGCGTAGCTGTCGTAAACATCGACAACGGGTTTGGCGCAGGCTACTTCGCACATTTAGTGAATAAATAACCAAACAAAACGGAGAAGCCTCATGCGAATTGCCTATTTTGACTGTTTTGCCGGAATTAGCGGCGACATGACGCTTGGAGCCTTGCTCGACTGCGGTGCCAATGAGGCAGAGTTCCGACAGGAGCTTGCTAAGCTCCCCGAAATTGAGTTTGAACTCAAAATTTCAAAAATAAATAAAAAAGGCATTCGGGCAACAAACGTCGAAGTATTGACATCCGAAGACCATCACCACCGCAGGCTAAAAGACATTTCCGACATCATAATATCAAGCGGCCTCTCAGAATCAGTCAAAGAGAAAGCTTTGGCTATTTTTAGGCGGTTGGCTGAAGCTGAGGCATTAGTTCACGGCACGAGTCCTGAGGAAGTGCATTTCCACGAAGTCGGAGCAATCGACGCAATAGTAGACATAGTCAGCGCTTGTATTCTAATCGAGCTCCTTGGCATCGAGAAAGTCATCGCATCTCCGCTTCCGATGGGTCGCGGCTTTGTCGAAGTTGCACATGGCAGAATACCACTGCCCGCTCCCGCAACTGTCGAGCTAGTAAAAAACATACCAATATATGATGCCGGCATCGAGGGAGAGCTAGTTACACCCACAGGAGCCGCTTTAATCTCCACGTTTGCGTCCGAATTTGGCGGCATGCCTTCTATGAGCATTCAATCCATAGGGTATGGGGCGGGCAAAGCTGAGTTCCAATTCCCAAATGTGTTGCGTGTGCTAATAGGCAATACTTCGCAAGAAGCGCTTTCTCCTACAGACTATGTCTCGATTATAGAAACAAATATTGACGATATGAACCCCGAGTTTTATGAGCTTATTTTTGAAAGGCTGTTCCAAGCAGGAGCGCTCGATGTATTTCTAACGCCAATCATCATGAAAAAAAGCCGCCCCGGAACCTTACTCAGCGCAATTTGCCCGACCGATAGGAAAGACATTGTGGCACAAGTTATGCTAGCAGAGACAACAACATTTGGCATTCGAATTTCGGATGCCAAGCGACGATGCCTCAATAGGAAGTGGGAGACAGCAACAACACGATTCGGCGACATTCGCATTAAGGTCGGCATGATTGACGACACCGAGATTGTAGCCTCACCCGAATACGAAGACTGCCGAAAAGCTGCGGAGGCACATTCAGTTCCAGTGCGACAGGTGTATGATGAAGCCATAGCTGCCTACCGAGCAAAGACTAAAAGGGAGCTTCCCAAATAACAATAACTTCGCCCATAACCAAAGGCAAAAAATCACACATTTTTGGCATTGCAACTGAGGAAGCGAGTCTTAACACAAGCAATGTTGGAAATATATTTCCAATAATAAGCAATGTATTCGGAAGACGAGCCGTGGTCTCAAAAGAATAATCCCCAAACACCCCCTCTCAGCCTAGGTAAATCATCCTCATGCCTCTCTCCCCAAACTCCATTGTCGCTTCTCATAATGGCAAAATTGCCCAAGCCTCTGCACTAAAACTCACTCGAACTTAAATAACTTTTTATTTAGGCTTACGATTCTTTTAAGGTTAACTCACTAAAATTAGATTGGCGGCGGATAAAAAGTCAGCAACGCCTGTTGCTTGCAAATACATCCGTGAAAACGTTATAATGTATCGTTCAATCAAAACAGGTTATAAAGATTAAGTATGTCGAATCTGTTGGGCACCAACTACCTTGCAAAATAGACACCGGGGGCGCTAAATAAGTTGGTTGCCAGGC
This Armatimonadota bacterium DNA region includes the following protein-coding sequences:
- a CDS encoding NFACT RNA binding domain-containing protein — encoded protein: MNFDSVILAAVAAELNKFLANGRISEIRQPEPLDIVIVIRSSGANYSLLISANAEHPRIHLTSVRRPNPKTPPNFCMLLRKRLEGARFIGAEQADFDRILRLKFTAYDGERLTMVVEIMGKHSNIVLINDSYRILGVIKPIGRQKNRYREVLPGRQYVPPPPQNKANPLSVTKDEFAKLLNDTFPSSIADQTEIASWLSKTFTGISPFAARELTARSHDNVNRLPDVFTEFFDQVKRADFSPVIITDNAGHTIGFYPFPSVQHPEANQHQRPTVSGVADIYYTSALPRIALERAKENFISLVQKEIESREHAIASIQENLAEFKAPERFKQIGDLILAQAATIPDGAESVELVDYYDPCGSVIRVELDPTLSAIENAEAYFKKYRKMLTGVEAMKDRFAEISAEIKLLRKVLDSANLITSIEQIQQLHETLETSGIHLSKQEQAPAEKRKPEFEGYKIGKVVSNGWEILYGQNSEANDYLLTRLASPNDYWVHVKAAPSAHVIIRTKGHPEAVPAAVLHAAAEIAAQHSDSKHSSLVPVDYTLRKYVRKPKNAPSGMAIYQREKTIFVTPNP
- a CDS encoding BON domain-containing protein; the protein is MPAEDVQMTRLVQREIGRRYIDSRQLDVRVIHGVVYIRGTVRKIRGHDVSLEAEMEIIRRILRSKPGIRDVIMDVTYR
- the larE gene encoding ATP-dependent sacrificial sulfur transferase LarE, whose protein sequence is MDTKYDKLKDIIGKMDSILVAYSGGVDSTLLLKASLDVLGDRVLAVIATSETYPADEIEQAEKTATELGARVIKIRTHELDNPSFAINTPERCYHCKREVFAKLKQVAAGAGLKWVAHGANVDDLKDYRPGAKAASEMGIRAPLQEAGLTKADIREISRELGLPTWDKPSLACLASRIPYGVQITAEALQKVDKAETALKGLGFRQVRVRHHDTIARIEVEMEELPKLLDSKIRPKVVEELKKVGYLYVAVDLEGYRTGSMNEALNTKAKTN
- the larB gene encoding nickel pincer cofactor biosynthesis protein LarB, with product MDINSLREILNALQSGEITVDEAVSKLRNLPYEDLGYCKIDHHRSIRTGFPEVVFCQGKTPQQIVEIIKRLAAINPTVLATRADKAAYEAVKREIPHAIYHEAARMIIVRSKEDKPQAVNGEKYILVVSAGTADIPVAEEAAVTAEAMGSRVERIYDIGVAGLHRLLNQKEKLDNANVIIVVAGMEGALASVVGGLVSKPVIAVPTSIGYGASFAGLAALLSMLNTCAEGVAVVNIDNGFGAGYFAHLVNK
- the larC gene encoding nickel pincer cofactor biosynthesis protein LarC, which codes for MRIAYFDCFAGISGDMTLGALLDCGANEAEFRQELAKLPEIEFELKISKINKKGIRATNVEVLTSEDHHHRRLKDISDIIISSGLSESVKEKALAIFRRLAEAEALVHGTSPEEVHFHEVGAIDAIVDIVSACILIELLGIEKVIASPLPMGRGFVEVAHGRIPLPAPATVELVKNIPIYDAGIEGELVTPTGAALISTFASEFGGMPSMSIQSIGYGAGKAEFQFPNVLRVLIGNTSQEALSPTDYVSIIETNIDDMNPEFYELIFERLFQAGALDVFLTPIIMKKSRPGTLLSAICPTDRKDIVAQVMLAETTTFGIRISDAKRRCLNRKWETATTRFGDIRIKVGMIDDTEIVASPEYEDCRKAAEAHSVPVRQVYDEAIAAYRAKTKRELPK